The Bacteroidota bacterium genomic interval GCACCGGATTGAACTGGAAAGACCGTTGGCGGTTCGAACTTGATTATCTGGCCATTTGGTTGCCTGCCAAAACAACGGGGAACCCCATTCCCGGCCATGCCTTGCGGATGAACCTGCTGCTGAATCTCTAAACTTTCGCTTGCGGCGATCGCTTTTTCCGGCTACAAATACATAATTTTGACCTCCTTGCGCAGCGTTTTCGCAGCGGACAAAAAAGCCGCTGCGTATGCCGACCGAGGCAGAGGCAATCAATGAATTCGATCAATCGGATTTTCAAGGAAATGTTTTGGTTGGCACTCGTGGGCGCCATCACGATTGGCATAGACGTCTTCGTGCCGCGTCCCTGGATGGGGGCATTTTGGACGAGTCCATTGCCCAACACGCGTGGCCCTGTCTGGGTCAATGTAAATTCCACTTGGGTCTGGCACTTGGGCGTATTCTTTACCGTTTTGACCGCGGTCCTTCTTCTGAGATTGTTGTTTTGGCTCCTGTCCCGAAAAAAGAAGAATCCCTCCGTATGAAATACCTGCTCTTCACAACCGCGCTTTTCTTGCCGTTGCTTTTGCTCACCGGCTGCAAAACTTCGACGGCCTCCTCCTCCCCCGCTGGTACCGACAATCCCGAATGGGCCAAGGAATTTTCACAATTGGGTGTGGACGGTACGTTTGTACTGTATGATCCGAGTTCGGGAAAATGGCAATTCCACAACCGCGAACGGGCTGCGCGTGCATTTTTGCCTGCATCGACCTTCAAGATTTTCAACTCCTTGGTGGGTCTGCAGACCAAGGCCGTGGCCAATGATTCCGTCCTTTTTAAATGGGATGGCAAGGTACGCGGCTGGGAAAAATGGGACATGGATCAGACGATGAAAACCGCCTTTCAGTATTCCTGCGTTTGGTATTATCAGGAATTGGCGCGGCGAATCGGAACCGAAAAAATGCAGCATTGGCTGGACAAGGTCGGGTATGGCAATGCCCAAATCGGCAACAAAGTCGATGAATTCTGGCTGGATGGAACGCTTTCGATTTCGGCGATCGCGCAAGTAGCGTTTCTGACAAAGTTGGAAGCGATGAAATTGCCATTTTCCAAGTCCGTCCAGGCCAACGTACACCGTCTGATGCTGGCCGAGGAAGGCCAAGACTGGAAGCTCTATGGCAAAACCGGCTGGGGCGACCACGGCAATCGGCAAATCGGGTGGTATGTGGGATTTCTCCGGAGTGGTACAGCCAAACGCATTTTTGCCCTGAACATGGACATCCACGAGGACGAGGATGCCGAATATCGCAAGGTATTGTCGCGGAAGATTCTCAAAGCAGAAGGCTTGATGCCTGGTGCTGAGTAGGGTAAAATCCGGAAAAGCGCGTCCTGCACATGGCAAATTCCCGTTTGGCATCAAATTCGCTATCTTTGTCGCATGAAAAAGACGCTGTTGCTGGCCATCTGCATGGTTCTGGCCACTTTTTTGAATGGGAAGGCGCAAACGCCTGCTTACCGCTTGAAGGCTTGGGCTGGAGATTCCGCCGCGATGTTGCAACTCAGTGAGGCATTCATGTTTGGCAAAAGCGTCGAAAAAAGCGAAGATTCGGCCAAATTCTACGTCAAAAAAGCCGCAGACAAGGGATTGGCCGATGCGCAATTCCTTCTCGGAACCGAATTGTTGGTGGATGTTTTTTCATCTGCCAACTATGCCAAGGGTGTATCGATGCTTAAAAAAGCCGCCGATCAAGGGCATGTCGATGCGCAATTTCGCCTGTCGGAGGTGCATCGCTCCAAAGGTCGTGGCAACGTGAGCGACACATACTATGACATCAAAAAAGCCTACGCTTACGGCGAATTGGCAGCGAATCAGGGCCTTCCAGAGGCATTGATGTATTGCGCCGAAGCCCGTATCGCAGGTACCGGAACGACCAAAAACGATTCGATCGCCTCTGCCTTCTTTCGCCGTGCAGCCGATGAAAAAAATTATGTCCCCGCGATCATCCGCATGGGCGATATGTATTTTGAAGGACGCGTCACCAAACAGGTGGAGCCCTTCATCGCCGTCGAATGGTACCGCAAAGCATTGACCTTCAGACATGCCAATATCGATCAGAAGGGCCGCGCAGAGCAAGGGATCCACAACGTCGACAACTTTTTCAAGGCGATTCAAAATACCTATTTGGAATCGAATCCTGCCCTCCCCTTCGGGATGTTCAGCTACAAAATCAGATAGGCTTTTTTTGCTAAATTGGTAGCTTGAAACTGAAAATCAATCGTTTGATGCAAAAGAGATTCGGCCATTCCGGAGTTTTGGCAATGTTATGTTTGAGTTGCGGATTGCTGTTTGCAGCCTGCGGACCGGTCGATGCCCACAACAATGACGCTGAAAACGCCATCCCAAAACCCGATTCGATTGTCAAAATCACCATTCGCGCCGTCGGTGACTTGATGTGCCATGCACCGCAGTTTGAATATGCAAGACTGGGGACGGATACCTTCGATTTTCGCCGTTGTTATGCCGAAGTGGCTGATTACCTGAAAGGTGCAGACTTCACCATCGGCAATATCGAAACCGTTTTTGCGGGTCCGACAGCAAAATACACGGGTTATCCGACGTTCAATTCGCCGGAAGACTATCTGGATGCGGTCAAGGAGGCAGGATTTGACTTTTTGGTAACGGCGAACAACCACAGCCTGGACCGGGGCGGAAACGGCGCCTTCAAAACGCTGGACGTACTCGACAAATACGGATTTGACCATACCGGGACCTACCGTTCGCCGGCTGACCGGGACTCGATCCGTATCGTCAACGTGAAGGGGATTTCCATGGCGATTCTGAATTACACCTACGGCACAAATGGCATTCCCATTCCCAAGGACAAACCGTGGATCATCAATTTGACCGATACGCTCCTCATCGAAAAGGATGTTTTGGCGGCGCGCGCGCTCAAGCCGGACCTTGTGGTCGTTTCTTTTCACTGGGGATTGGAATATCAACACGAGCCTTGCGACTCGCAACGCATTCAATTTGAGGCAGCTGCGGCTGCAGGCGCCGATTTGATCCTCGGTTCGCATCCCCACGTCATTCAGCCCGTCGAATATTACAAAACAGCCGCGAATGCCAGCTTGGATACCGGATTTGTCGCTTGGTCCATGGGGAATTTCATCTCCAACCAAAACCAACGTTATTGCGATGCCGGCGTGATCCTGAACATCGAATTGACCAAAAACGTGACCAAGGATTCGATTTGGATCAGTGATACGGGTTATTTGCCCACTTGGGTCTTCCGTGGGCAGCATCCCAAGCAGCATATTCACACAATCTTGCCTGCCGAACGGTACCTGCAAGACACCGCTTATACCTACATTCTTGCTGATTCGAAGGCGAAAATGAAACAGGCGTTTGAGGATACCGACAAATACATCAACCTCTACGGGAAGATCCGGCGGGTGGATTTGAAGGAAGCCTTTGGCGAATAGGGATTTCTATTTTTCCATGATCCAATTCGCGGCGCGCACGCCGGAATGGAAGGCGCCATGCGCTGTGCCTGCGCCCTCGCGCACGGTCGCTTCGCCCGCGAAAAACACACGCTTTTCAGGCTGGGCAAGGAAATCCCGGTTCACGGGTTCGACGCCTGCTGGCAAATAGGAAAACGCACCCTTGCTGAATTTTTCGGATCCCCAGCGCGAAAAGCGCATGTCAACGGGCATGGAGGCATCCTCAAACAGTTTGTAAAGGATTTGATGCATCATCACCGTGACGTCCATATCCTCCTGTTTTTCAATGCTTTTAGAGAATTCGTTTCCTAAAATTGAAATCAGGTAGGGTTTACCTGCAGCGTGCGCCCAGTTCAAAAAGAGTGGAAATTCGCCTTTGTGTTTGGACATATAGCCGATGAAGTCGCGGTCGGTAGGCCAAAATGCCTTGTCAAACCGCATCGCAATCTTGTTGATGTTCCCAACACCGAGCTTCTTGATGGCATTTTTCTTTGCCGTGGAAAAGGCAGGGTCAAACCGCACGTCGCCGTCTTTGAGCACACCAAGCGGAAGGGTGACGATCACAAAATCGCCTTCAAAATCCTCTCCGGCAGTCGTCACGGTTGCACGCTGATCGTCCTGCCGGATGACCAAGGCCTTTTGTCCAAAGCGGACGTCGATTCCCAAGGCCAATTTTTCCATCACCTTCCCAAATCCGGAGGTGAGCAGCAAATCGTCTTCGTTGAAGGCAATGCCATCGTCTGCAGCTGCTGCGACCAAACTCAATTCGGCACCTTTGTAGAGTTCCAACATGGAAATCCGCCACTCCAAGGCCTGGCGCAGCGGCTCGACAATTTTCTCCGAATCGACAATTTCATCGACGGCTTGCCGCATGTTCATGCCCATCTCGGCCTTGCTCCAGGCCTTGTTGGCCTTTTTGAGCACCTTTTCGGCCTGGGCAAAATGGCTTTCGCGGTCGGTATCGGGCAGCGGATGGCCCTCTGAATCAAACAGGTAATAGTTGCCGTAGTTGGTGTTTTTGACACCCAACCGATGTTCGGAGACAATTGCCGTGAGCGGATTGGTTTTGCTATGGTGGATCCAACTTGCACCCAAATCGATGGGGGCTCCCATCGACGAATCGGTCCAAATACGTCCGCCGATGCGGTCGCGCGCCTCGACGACCACAACTTCGTGTCCGGCATCCTTCAGCGCACGGGCGGCACCGATTCCCGCAATGCCTGCACCGACGATGATCACGCGCTTCGTTCCGCCAAATCGGCGGCGATGCGTGCCAACGCTTGCCAGCAATAAGCTCGCGGAGCCCATTCCCAGCAACTTGATGAATTCTGATCTTCTCATGCCAATCCAGAGATCCTCATTACCAAGGACCTACAACAAAACCTCCTCAAAATGTATGCCCGCGGAAACAGCAGCGACCGACAGGCATTGAAAACGGCAAGATAGGGCTATTTCCACATCCGATATCAACATGCGGATAAGCCCACCGCCTACAATAATGATCAACGATTGTTCGTGGGAACATTCATTGATAGGCCAATATACGTAATCCACAATCCACATGCTATCCACATTGCTTAGAAAAATGTGCAGCAAATTTGTTGATAAGTCAAAATGCAGAAACCGGCCGGACTGTGACATGGGAGTACTAAAAATGGGGGAGGTGGAGACCAACGAAAAGCTGAAGTCAATGGAGTTTGGACAGAAAAGGTTTCGCGGAGGGATTCCACCGGACGGCAGGGCCGACAAATGCCGGAAAGTTGGCACAAAAAAAAAATCGGATTCCTAAGAACCCGATTTTGTGAGGCGACGAGCGGATTCGAACCGCTGTACGAGGTTTTGCAGACCTCTGCCTAGCCGCTCGGCCACGTCGCCGTTTTTCCGAATGGATTGCAAGGTTAAGGAAGAAATCTCAAATGGGCAAGTATTGCCTTTGATTTTTCTGAATTCGACAACGCAAAAAAATCCTCAGCCAATGGCTTGTGGGGGGCATTTTGCATCAATATCGACGTAAATGCGTTGGTAATCAAAGGCCCTTGTTGCTCGATTTGGAAGCCTGCGGCATGTTGGCGGGCAAAATGAACAGGTAAAAAACCTTTCGCCACCCAGCCCCGCAGCAGGTAATCCGTTGCTTGCCGCTGGAAATTCGCATAAAGCAGCCGGTCTTTGGGAATCGCATTCGCCCATGTTGTCTGATCGGTATACAACCGCATCGGCCGGTCGCTCGCCTCCACCATCACGGCGTTTTCGGTTTTCATGGTGCGTTGCTGTGCCGTTGGCAGGCTGTCCTTCCTCGAAATGAGCACTACCTGGGAAGGCGCCATCGTCGATTCCTCAGCAATTTGCTTTCGAAAATCCGCCTGCTGATACCATTCGCAGCCAAAACAAAGAAAAACATCGACAGGCTGCCCAAATCGAATATGCTGCACGATCACCTCCGAAGAAAGGACTTTCAGTTGAATGTCCGTTTCAGGATGCGCAGCTTGGAACTGCGCCACGAGACTGTCTGCAAATTCGGCGAGCCAAGGATCGGCATAAACGACAAGGCGGTTTTGATTTGCACAACCAACGAGGAAAACGATGGCGAGGCAAAACGCAGCGATATGACGCGCCAACGGATTCATGGGCAAAAAGTAGCCTCCACATACGAACGCCTGCAAATCCCGGCAACGGGTGGATTCTCCTTGCTCACACGCACTTTTGCGGATACCACCAGCGGAAAAGTCTCCAAAAGTCGTTTCCCGATGGCATTGACCAAAGTCTCCAACAGGTTTTTAGGCGTGGCCATGATTTCGGCGGCGATGAGATAGACCTTCCCGTAGTCAAGCGCATCTTCCAACTGATCGGAATCGGGCAAGGGTACATCACCGGTATCCAACCATACGTCGACTTCGAAATGGTTTCCTTGCTGACGCTCTTGCTCAAAGACCCCGTGATGGGCAAAAAAGCGCATTCCCTCGAGTGCAATGATGGCCATGGTTATTTGATCGGCCCTCCAGGGTTAAAATGTGCACGCAAAGCGCCTTCGAGTGTAATCACATCCACATCGCGCTGCAATTTGCCTTCCTTGACAATGGAAACTTCGTTTCGCTCCTCTGAAATGACAATGACCAAGGCATCGCAACCTTCTGCTAGTCCAAGTCCGGCGCGGTGACGCAGTCCCAATTCGGGTGCCAAGGTTGCATTTTGTGACAAAGGCAAAATACAGCGTGCGGCAGCAATCTTGTTGTGATCAATCACCACGGCACCGTCATGCAACGGTCCGTCCTTCAAAAAAATCGAATACAACAACCTTTCGCTGACCTCGGCCCCGATCGCGTCGCCGGTTTCCTTGATCCGATCCAACGAATCTTCGCCCGTGATGACAATCAAAGCCCCCAAACCCGCCTTCGCGATTTCTTCGATGCCTGCCACCAATTCTTCGTAGCTATGTTGTGTCTCCGCCTTCGTAAAAAACTGTTCCCAAGCCTTTGCAATGATGCTGTTTCGGCCGAGCATGACCAGAAATCGCCGGATTTCAGCCGAAAAGATCACGATCAATGCAATGGCTCCCACGCCGATAAACTGATCGAGAATGGTCTTGAGCAAAACCATGTCCAGCAGATCCACCAGCTTCCAAAAAACAAAGACCAAGGCTATTGCAAAGAGGATGCGCAACGCGATGCTGCCTTTGAGCAGGTGGTAAAGCCGGTAAAAAAGGAAGGTCACGACCGAGATGTCGATCAAATCGATGAGCCTGACCGTAAGAAATCCGAGTTTAAAGAGCTCCATACTGCAAATATTGATGAAGCTGAATGGCACGTGTGGCCGCCTGTACATCATGGACCCGCAGGAAACGCGCGCCAGACTCTAACGCCTTGACATGCAGGGCAGTCGTCAATTCGAGGACATTATCTGGCGTGGTATCAAACAAGCGGTAGACCATTGATTTGCGGCTGATTCCCACCAACAGCGGGAGGCCAAGAACATTGAATTGACCCAAATTACGAAAGAGTTCCCAATTGTGGTCCAATGTCTTCCCAAATCCGAATCCGGGATCAAGCACCAAATCCCGAATCCCAGCCGCCCTTGCGGCCCGAATCCGTTCGACAAAATAGCTGTAAACTTCCCCGACGACATCCGCATAAACGGGCGCCGTCTGCATGGTTTGAGGCCTCCCTTGCATGTGCATGAGCACATAAGGCGCTGCGTACCTGCCCACAAGCGGCATCATTTCCGCGTCCAAAATGCCACCGGAAATGTCATTGATGATGTGAACGCCAGCATCCAACAACGGTGCTGCGACCGACGCGCGAAAGGTATCAATCGAAACAATGGCCTCAGGAAACTCCTTCAAAACGCGCTTTACCGTCACCAAAATGCGCTGCAATTCTTCCTCGGGCTGAATGTCGATTGCGCCGGGCCTTGAAGAATATCCGCCAATGTCGATGATGGAGGCACCTTCCAAAAGCATTTTTTCGACATGGGCCAAGGCTTTGGATTCGGTATCAAACTGACCTCCGTCGCTGAAGGAATCGGGCGTCATGTTCAGAATCCCCATCACCTGCGGACGATCGAGGACCAACAACCGTCCTTGGCAATTCAGCGTGATATTTTGGGGAACTTCCAGCATTTTTGGTGGAGCAAATATAGAAGGATTTCGGCCGGGAATGTTGGATTGGACCATTTCGAAAGTCGCAGTTTCAGGCAGGCGAGGGTGGAGATCAAGATATCCATCAAAGATGCAGCAGCAGAGCCACGGCCGCCAATCAACTAATCTTTTAGTTAATTATTCAAAACCCTCCCACCGTCAGACAAAATTTAGTAGTTTTAGCCCGAAAGCTGCGTTCCCAGGAACATCCAGCTTGACAGAAGCATTCGATAAAAGCGCAAAAAATAGTTTTCAAGATGAGTCTTACAAAACCCGACGGATTGAAAAAAAACAAAGTCCTTGATTTTGTGTCGCTTGCATTCGTTGCAGGTGTTTTGGGTCTTACTCCTTTGATTGTCGGATGGACGCATACCTCGCCTGCAAAGGGTCCTGATCCCAATCCCACGATTCTCATTGCTTTCCTGATCTTTTTGACGGTGATCGTGTTGCTTTCCCTCGGAGCTGTCGGAGGAATGGTCATGGGCAAGATGCGCCCAAAGGACCAATTGGAGTCTCTGACGCCATTGGGGCTCAACTTGCTCAACGTTTTGAGCAAGGCCGTCGCCGGATTGTTTCTGATCTCAGGCTTTGTCAAACTCCAAGATCCGATCGGTTTTGGCTATAAACTCGACGACTATTGGTACTTTTTCCATGGTTTGGCGAGTTTCTTTCCGGCGGATACGATGAAAACGTTTTCCGTCCCGATTGCTGCATTTGTAAGTGTTTTTGAAGTCGCATTGGGATTTGCGCTGATCACAGGATACAAAATGCGCGCCACCGCCTGGATGTTGTTGCTCATCATGATGTTTTTCACGTTGCTCACCGGCTTGGCGGCATTTACCGGCAAACTTCAGGACTGCGGTTGTTTTGGCGATGCCTTGAAACTGGAGCCGATGCAGACTTTTGGCAAGGATTTGTTGCTGATGATCCCCGGCATTGTGATTTGGTTGCACCGCAAGCGCATTCATCCGTATTACCGCCGCCCCATGCCTGCATTTGCCAGCATCGGTTCCTTTATTCTTGGTGCGGCATTGAGCATCTACTGCTATTGGCATTTGGAGTTGTTGGATTTCCGCGGAGCTTACAAAGTCGGACAAGATTTGGCTTACAATTCGATGAATGCTGGCGAAGACGGCGAAATTTATGCGCACGATTTCACCTTTCCTCCTGCCTCCTCCCCTGTCTTTTGCGATGAAGATTTTACAAAAGGTCCTTGGTTGATGATCATCATGTATGACATTGAGGATCACCCCCGTGAGCCATTTGATGCAGCTGCAGGACTTGTCGCGGAACTGAAAGCGAAAGCGCCCGGCATCAAAGTCGTCGGTGGCACGAATTCGGGCCCCTCAGCGCGGAAAAAGCTCGGGATGAAATTTGCCGAAGACTTCTGTTGGAATGATTTTGACCAGAAAGTCATCCGCACGATTATTCGTTCGACGCCGGGATTTGTCTTGGTTCAAGATGGCATCGTGATGAAAAAATGGCATCACAACGACATGCCTTCGGTGGAACAACTGCAAAAACTCGTTGGTCCTGCAGCCAATATCGCGCCTCCGGCCCCGGAAAGCCCTGACAGCTCGCAGGTGGTCCAAGACAGTTTGAACCAAGAATAACGCATGCTTCGATCCATCGGCCGCCGCCTTTTGTCAGGACTTTTGGTGGTCTGGGGAATCGTCACGCTGCTGTTTCTTATTTTTAATTTGTTGGGCAGTCCGGCCGAGGCGATGACGGACGAGAACACGGACGAAGCGACGCGCAAAGCCGTGGAACGCGCCTTCCATCTCGATCGTTCGCTACCTGTGCAATACCTTTATTACTTGAACGACCTCTCCCCTCTCGGAATGGTGGATCATTTCGAGGCGGACGGGAAGGAAATCGCACATTGGCGGATTTTGGGGCTGGGTCAAGGAAAATGCCTTGCCTTGAAAACGCCGTGGATGCGCCGTTCCTTCCAAAACAACCGCAAAGTGACCGATCGTTTGCTGGAACATTTGCCGGGTACGATCGTGCTTGCGGTGGCAGCGATGCTGTTTGCGATGCTGTTGGGCCTTCCGCTGGGTGTGGTTTCGGCAATGAAAAACGGACGCTGGCAAGACCGGATCATCACGTTTTTGACCTTGCTCGGGATTTCTGCGCCGTCCTTTTTTATGGCAGTATTGATCATCCGTGTTTTTGCGGTGGATCTTGGGCCTTGGACGGGATTGCAAAGTTCAGGTTACCTTTGGGAGGAGGAGATTTTTGGCGACGGTTATGGAATGCGGCTCAGCAATCTCTTGCTGCCTGCTTTGGCGCTTGGAATGCGCCCTTTGTCGATCATCACCCAGCTCACACGCGCAAGCATGACCGAGGCACTCGCAGCGGATTATGTGCGCACCGCCCATGCAAAGGGACTGACAGAAAATGTGGTACTGTTGCGCCACGCCTTCCGGAATGCGCTCAATCCGGTCCTGACGTCGATTTCAGGATGGTTTGCCTCGCTGCTTGCAGGTGCATTTTTCATCGAAACCATTTTTGACTGGCAAGGCATCGGCAAACTCACCATCGAAGCGCTCGGCGCAAAGGATTACCCGATGATCCTCGGTTCTGCGATTTTGATCGGGGTGATGTTTGTGGTCATCAACATTGTGGTCGATGTACTTTATACCGTGGTCGATCCGCGTGTGAATTGAAAGTTAGCAGTGAGCGGTTAGCAGTTAGCAGTGATGAATGAGCAATTGGAAATTAGAAATGATGGATGGGTATTGGCAGGTTTGGATGACGCCGGCGACGCGAAGACACTGCTAACTGCTACTTTCTAACTGCTAAGTCTTCCCGTGCTTTTCCCTTTTCACTACCTTCGCGGGATGAAATTCTTCTTGATCGGATTTATGGGTGCTGGAAAGACCACGATTGGCAAATATGCGGCCAATCAGAACGGGCTGCACTTCCTCGATCTCGACGAATATATTGAAAAGAAGGTCGGAATGGATGTGAGAGCCATTTTCCGAGAAAAAGGCGAGGATTGGTTCCGCAACATTGAACGCAAATGCCTGGAAGAGGTTTGTGCCATCGAAGGGCTTGATCTGTTTGTCAGCTGTGGCGGCGGCACACCTTGTTTCTTTGACAACATGGCGCTGATGAACCAAAGCGGACATACGATTTACCTCGACATGAGTGCCGCACGTCTCACCGACCGGCTCCGCAATTCAAAAGACAAACGGCCACTGCTCAACAGCATCGACGGTGATTTGCAGGTTTTTGTGCACAAGAAATTGATGGAGCGTGCAGGATTTTACGGGCAGGCCAAGACCGTGATTCCGGAAACCGATTGCAACAAAAAATTTGTGGGGGAGTTGATTGCGCAATTTATCGTCGCAACCTAAACCAGTGTTTTTTCAACATCACTGCGATTGAGCGTTTACTGAAGTTGCCGGGCAGAATTACCGCATCCGCATCAAGCGAATTGCCCAACACATCATCGACCACGAACCGTATCTTATTCTCTCACAAGGGTATCCGATTTCGTTTCCAGCACAAACCGTTTGAACAAAGGCGCCGGATCATCGCTGAAGGCATTTGCCCGCGTGTGAAAGATAATCAAGTATTGCAGGAGGCGTCAGAAGTACCGCGTCGTATTGAAATAGACCTCGTCGCCGACGGGCGTCAATGATTGCATCCTCTAGGTGGCGTTTTTAAAAACAAATCATTCGCCGAAGAAATCGAAGGCACAAGAGAGGAATCCTTTGTCGAAACGCATGCATCGCGTCAAAAACTAAACATTGAGGTCGATGTCATCCAACAATCCTCCGCCGATGGAGTTTAGCCCAAATGGAAGAAACACTCGTCAAAATGGTTTTGGATGCATGGTACGCGACGATCAAGCGCGCTGATGCACTTTTGGAAAAGCTTTCGGATGACGACTTGCTGCGCCCCGTCGCGCCCGGTCGCAACCGTGGCACCTACTTGCTCGGGCACCTCACTGCTGTACACGATGCGATGCTGCCGTTGCTGAACCTCGGTCAAGCACAGCATCCGCAGCTTGTGGACAGCTACATCCGCACCGCAGACGGCCCCGCCGCCGATGCAATGAGCCCATCCGAATTACGCGCCGTTTGGCATCAGGTAAATGCAGCCTTGGCAAGTGGTTTCAGCACTATCAAGCCGGAAGAATGGTTCCTCAAGCACAATTCAGTCTCTGCCGAGGACTTCGCCAAGGAGCCGCATCGTAATCGATTGAACGTGCTCAACAGCCGTACGAACCATTTGAGCTACCACATGGGGCAGATTGCGTTTTTGAAAGGTTGATTAGAAGCGGCATTTGTAGCGCGTATGTGATGGGCAGGGTGACTGTCCAGGATCGTTGTGCCGCGTGATGATTTGGGCACAAAGACACGAAGATAGGGCACCCTAACTTCGTGTCTTTATGCCTTGGTGGCGATCACAAAACAAAAATATCGCAGCCAAAACCGCCTTCATTTCGACTAAACCATTCTCCAAAAATATTTCCCAACCTACACCCAACCTCTTCACAAGCCCCACGTACAATCCCGTCATCGGCAACGCAAAATTGCTGCCGATCGTTGCATTATGTATCGCAACACGGATCCTCCCCACCACGCCTCCCAAGGCTAGACTGACCAAAATTTCAGCCCTGGCTTTTCCTGTAGAGGATCAATGACGATGGACGAACGGAAAGTTCTCCATACTCTTCATTGGTCCCCTGTTTCCACTGCTTCTGTTTGCCTCTGTGCCGACCACAATCCAATTTTTAGGAGGGTCGCAAGAATGGCATTCATGAACTTATTTGCCGCATATCCTGGGACAAATACAGGATTCAAATCTCCAATTCTCCATTTTCAATTCTCCATTCTCAATTCCTAAATATTATGGAACTCATACAATTATTGCCCTACTTTTGGGTATTGCCTTTGCTTGCTGCCTTGCTCTTTTACAAATTCACATTGCGCTTTTTCTTTGGCGTCGTGATCGTACCGGAAAACAAGATCGGCCTTGTGACCAAGAAGTTTGTGCTCTTCGGCGCAAACCGCGAATTGCCGGACGGGCGCATCATGGCTACCCTTGGAGAGCCTGGTTTTCAAGCCAAAACATTGGCTCCTGGCCTGTATTTCTGGAAATGGCTCTGGCAATACCACGTAACCATGGAGGACTTCACCGTAATCCCCGAAGGTATGATCGGCCTCGTGCTTGCGCGAGACGGCGCTGAGATTCCGACGGGCAATATCCTCGCCCGCCGTGTCGACTGTGAC includes:
- a CDS encoding DoxX family protein is translated as MSLTKPDGLKKNKVLDFVSLAFVAGVLGLTPLIVGWTHTSPAKGPDPNPTILIAFLIFLTVIVLLSLGAVGGMVMGKMRPKDQLESLTPLGLNLLNVLSKAVAGLFLISGFVKLQDPIGFGYKLDDYWYFFHGLASFFPADTMKTFSVPIAAFVSVFEVALGFALITGYKMRATAWMLLLIMMFFTLLTGLAAFTGKLQDCGCFGDALKLEPMQTFGKDLLLMIPGIVIWLHRKRIHPYYRRPMPAFASIGSFILGAALSIYCYWHLELLDFRGAYKVGQDLAYNSMNAGEDGEIYAHDFTFPPASSPVFCDEDFTKGPWLMIIMYDIEDHPREPFDAAAGLVAELKAKAPGIKVVGGTNSGPSARKKLGMKFAEDFCWNDFDQKVIRTIIRSTPGFVLVQDGIVMKKWHHNDMPSVEQLQKLVGPAANIAPPAPESPDSSQVVQDSLNQE
- a CDS encoding ABC transporter permease, coding for MLRSIGRRLLSGLLVVWGIVTLLFLIFNLLGSPAEAMTDENTDEATRKAVERAFHLDRSLPVQYLYYLNDLSPLGMVDHFEADGKEIAHWRILGLGQGKCLALKTPWMRRSFQNNRKVTDRLLEHLPGTIVLAVAAMLFAMLLGLPLGVVSAMKNGRWQDRIITFLTLLGISAPSFFMAVLIIRVFAVDLGPWTGLQSSGYLWEEEIFGDGYGMRLSNLLLPALALGMRPLSIITQLTRASMTEALAADYVRTAHAKGLTENVVLLRHAFRNALNPVLTSISGWFASLLAGAFFIETIFDWQGIGKLTIEALGAKDYPMILGSAILIGVMFVVINIVVDVLYTVVDPRVN
- a CDS encoding shikimate kinase (catalyzes the formation of shikimate 3-phosphate from shikimate in aromatic amino acid biosynthesis) → MKFFLIGFMGAGKTTIGKYAANQNGLHFLDLDEYIEKKVGMDVRAIFREKGEDWFRNIERKCLEEVCAIEGLDLFVSCGGGTPCFFDNMALMNQSGHTIYLDMSAARLTDRLRNSKDKRPLLNSIDGDLQVFVHKKLMERAGFYGQAKTVIPETDCNKKFVGELIAQFIVAT
- a CDS encoding DinB family protein, coding for MEETLVKMVLDAWYATIKRADALLEKLSDDDLLRPVAPGRNRGTYLLGHLTAVHDAMLPLLNLGQAQHPQLVDSYIRTADGPAADAMSPSELRAVWHQVNAALASGFSTIKPEEWFLKHNSVSAEDFAKEPHRNRLNVLNSRTNHLSYHMGQIAFLKG